The following nucleotide sequence is from Juglans microcarpa x Juglans regia isolate MS1-56 chromosome 6D, Jm3101_v1.0, whole genome shotgun sequence.
GGATGCGATCAAAAGGCCTGGCCTTACCTGCAGGGGCGCACGCGAGAAAAGGCATTAAGTATAAATAGGGGCTCTCTCTTCTTCGTCGAGGGGGCTGGATCTTCTTTAGTGCTTCTTTGACCTCTCCTCTAACCAGAAAACAGGGGAGGAAGACCTCTTCTCCAGTAAACATATATTCAGCATCACCATTGTATAGTGAgatatgagagactgtaaacaagaatattataatggATCTCTCCTCCCCTAAAGCCCATGGATgtaggcattatgccgaacAACATAAATCTATGTGTTCATCACTTTATTTCTATGCACTTATGTTTCCCATTCACCGTTATGGACGTACGTGCCGTCGCCATACAGCCTCACCGAAATACTGCCAAGAGCTCCAAACAACACTGAATGAGGCTTTAGTCCCCCAGTGGGCCGAGAATGATTCTTTCTCCCCTTCCGGCTTGTTGAGCAATTTTTAACGCATcaacagtggcgccgtctgtggaaTTTGATTTCCTCTATGCAACAGAGGTGGGACAAGGACGATTTTTCGGCATACTGAATAAACCATCAGATGAACGGATAACACCCTCCCATATGAGTATTCTCGATTTCTTTAACGTTTACATTTATGAAGAATGGGTGGAATGTGGGCTAGAAATGTTTAAATCTTTCTCGCCCAGGCGAGGGACTCAGTTGACTCCTTGCCCTTGCACTCAAATTGCTctactgcaaaaaaaaaaaaaaaaaaaaaaaaaatatatatatatatatatatatatatacattgctCAGATACTTGCACTTTCGAGTCATTAGTGGGCAAATACTGTGCATCTAAAAGTACACAGTAGCCACGAGGCAGGGCACAGTTCCAGGGTGGGcactatgcacttaagtgcatagtgCCACCCACAGAAAAGCCATGCATGGCACTGTGAACAGTGCCATGCATGGAAACTGGATGGGTGCATGTCCCGTGCACCCTTGGGTAGCCCGTACCCATGTCGTGGTGCCACCGGCCAGCACTCTGGGCCGCTGGCATTCTCTGTCGCGGCCACGGGGTCACCTTAGTTGCTGGCCATGCACAGCGGGGCAACGTTTACACGTTGCCCAACGCCCCTGGGAGGCTCACGGCTGACCACCGTGAGCCCATCTAACTCTCCGGTGGCCATCACTTGGGTTGTCGAGAGTTTCTGTCCGAAGTGGCATGATCCCCCTCTCGCTAGACCGCGACCGGTGGTTTGTCTCCTCACCACGGTGCACGTACGCATGGAAAGGCCACGACCTCGCTGTGGCTTGGCCAGGGGCTACGACTGCGATGTCCACGCAAGCTGCCGGCGTCGTCTGTCCCCTTGGAGAAGACCCATGGCCTCCTGCCCATGGCGGAGGCATTGCAGAGCCACTGGCAGACGCACCACGACTCTAGCACACATCCTCCTCCTCCCCATCGGCTCGGGCACACCCCCACGGGATCCTCCAAGGTCCTCCTTCAACTCCTTGGCTCGACAAACATCTCCACAGTCCCCTTCCACCATTTGACTCGGCAGACACCCCACGGGGTCCTCCACCCTCAACTCGGGCACACATCCTCCTCCTCCCCTTTGGCTTAGGCACACCCCCACGGGATCCTCCAAGgtcctcctccacctcctcgGCTCGGCAAACATCTCCATGACACCCTGCCACCATTCGAGTCGGCAACCAAGCACCACCTCCGACAACCCCCACATGCACGGAAGACATAGCTCGGGAACCTAGCCACTAAGCCCTCCTCCACGGCCCACCATCGGAGACCCTCAACTCGGCAACTCACCTGCAAGGAACCCACCCCGCTCGAGCAACCAGCTTGGACATCACAGCTTGGAGACCACCAACTCGGACAACCACTTAGGAAACAGCTACACACACGGCTCGGAAGACATAACTCGGGAAATAGGTACACGCACGGCTAGGAAGACACAGCTCGAGAAATAGCTACATGCACAGGTCGGAAGACACAGCTCGGGAAGCAACCGCATGCACGGCTCGGGATACAACCACATGCACAGCTCAGGAAACCAACGCCATACATTGCCCGGCTACGTGGGACTCGACAATTCGTTAGTTGCACAGCTTGGACAACACCCCATCTACACAGGGCTTGGCACAATTCGGTTTGGACCAGCGAAAAGACTTAGCAtgcttccaaaaaaaaaagaggaaaagagggGCAAAGCGACAAACAACTGCAGACAATTTTGACCAAGCGAGGACTGACTATAGCAACTAGAAACTTTCTAGTATTGTCTCTCAAAATTTGTgtgaatttatttcttttaacgAAATCACTTCCTGTAGTGCGGAATGCAGATCAAGAAGATGGGCCCCttgaccccccgtccaacaaagtcgagtccttacactagCAAGAAGATGAGCCCCTTGACCCGCTGCGGGGTATGGTCCCAAGTCTATGATTTGGGTACTGACCCccatccaacaaagtcgagtccttacactagcaagaagacgggtcccttgacccGCTGCGGGGTAAGGCCCCAAGTCTCCGAACTGGATACCGACTCcctgtccaacaaagtcgagtccttacagtCTCAAGAAGACGGGCCCCTTCACCCGCTGTCGGGATAAGTTCCCATGTCTCCGAACTGGATAGCGACtcccgtccaacaaagtcgagtccttacactcgcaagaagacgggccCCTTCACCCGCTACCGGGATAAGTTCCCATGTCTCTGAACTGGATACCgacccccgtccaacaaagtcgagtccttacactagcaagaagacgggtcccttgacccGCTGCGGGGTAAGGCCCCAAGTCTCCGAACTGGGTAtcgaccccccgtccaacaaattCGAGTCCTTACAGTCTCAAGAAGACGGGCCCCTTCACTCGCTGCCGGGTAAGTTCCCACGTCTCCGAACTGGGTACctaccccccgtccaacaaagtcgagtccttacacttgcaagaagacggGCCCCTTGACCCTCTACGGGGTAAGGTCCTAAGTCTCCGAACTGGGTACCGACCCCCCGTCCATCAAAGTCTAGTCgttacactcacaagaagatgGACCCCTTGACTCACGCTGAGTGTCGCGCTCGAGCCATAACCACTGCCAGTGGGTTACTTTCGGGAACGAGCCTACGAAGTTAACGGGCCTCCTAGCTCCACAACTGCGTATAGCTCCACAACCGCCATGCACGGGTAGCTTTTGGGAATGAGTCGATGGGCTTTGCACCCACTATACGAATAAACGACAAACATCCGAGCTCCACCCTCACCCCCTACACGGTCGAGCCAACTTCCAACCACATTTGAGCTTTGTGCTTGCACAATACGCGGTTGAGTCTATCTCCCACCCTAGACCCTCACAAATTGAGCTCATATCTGAGAcctaaatttgaaaatatttactgTTTGCGCCAAAGGAACAAATGAATGGGGCCCAACTTTCAGAATTTACTTCCTCATGTATCCGGGCAGATCAATTCGGCAACATTTTTAcctttgaagattctcaagatcTTCTTTTGGAAACAAATCGCCCTTAAGAATCGCGAGATACTGTGAGGGGATAAAAATATTGGCCTGGGGCCCACTGGGGCCCAGTACGGGACAAGGAGCAGGGAGGCATGCGGAGAATGCTGAAAGCAAGGGCTAGGTGACAGTAGGGGACAACAGAGGTCATGGGGTGTCAGGGCGCCATGGGGGTTAGGGGGCTCATAGGGGACTAGTGGGTGCAAGGGCATGTCAAGGGGGCGCAGTTAGAAGGCGTGGCCTTACCTGTAGGGGCACACACAGGAAAAGACATTCAATATAAATAAGGGCTCTCTCTTCTTCGTCGAGGGGGCTGGATCTTCTTCAGTGCTTCTTTGACCTCTCCTCTAACCAGAAAACAGGGGAGCAAGGCCTCTTCTCCAGTAAACATATATTCAGCATCACCATTGTATAATGAGATATGAGAGACCATGAAagactgtaaacaagaatattatagtggatCTCTCCTCCCCTAAcacccgtggacgtaggcattatgccgaatcacgtaaatctatctgttcatctctttatttcttttcacttATGTTTCCCATTCACTGCCATGGACATATGCGTTGTCGCCATACAACCGCATCAGAATACTGTAGGGAGCTCCAAACAACACCGAACGAGGCCCAAGTCCCCCTAGTGGgtgggaatgactctttctcccattCTGGCCCGTTCATCAATTTTTACCACATCAACaggtataaaagaataaatgaaggcataataacatgaatttgagtagTTAATAGAATgtgaaagtaatttaatcaagtgattaatcaCTTAAAGCAAAATTTGAGTGGTTTAGAGTTTGGGAAACTATTAGGATTTCAACTTCCTCTATtgatttggggtttcaattggatatCAATGGTTTGagatttcactagggttgaaacccttaTTTGGTTGGCCACAAAGtgtttggttggatggaatggtgtttggcttaggtggcatgttcatatgatttgattttcctttcattCCTTCGTATTTCTATTTCATAGTTTCTCCTTGTGCCAAGTGCCTacactattcaccaagtgtggctagaATATTGCCAAGTGTCCACTTAAAACTCTCCAAGGCTCTTTGGACAATCCACACGACGATATGACAATTGTTTGTACTGGGTGTTACATGGCGCTATCCACTATTTACTAGAAGTTGTGCAAAATTATTATGATACCATAAAATCGTAATTAACCATACGAGTTTTGCTATGCAATTCGTTTGGTAAAATGCGACTCCTAAGTGTcccaaataaatgaaatgacattCTCGAAcactttttcatttgaaaagtgaaaaacGTATTATTGTATCAGAAAATCCTAAATGTTCATTTGAGACTAATGGTGCAATTCTTTTCTCAAACTCTTACTCCTATATgcttcaaataatttaaaagacaCTTTTGTACCATAATGAGTAGGAAACCCATTATGCTAATAGACTAAAATCTAAACAGTTGCTCGATTCATGATCTTTCTAGGATTTCACAACATTCCTAAAGCCTAATAAAATTCATCCACTGAATTTCTTGCAGATTGTTACATTTGAATAACTCAAGATTTATTGATTTCTTTATATCATATTGTTATTAGTCCCAACTCctccaaaattaaaaacccaTGATCTACCATTGAATGGCATTAtgcaatttataataaatttagcTGACATGATAAGAAAGAGATGACACTTGATCTTTGCCAAGAGTCTCAATATGATAATAAAATCACAAGTTCTTCTTAACATGTTTCCAAATGTTGTTTTGCCACAGTGATTTCTATTTTACAGATTTCGAAGAATGATGTGAGCGCCGTACTGTGGTTGAAGAGTAATAATAGTTAAAGGAGCATGGGCATAGGATGGTGAAAGCTCAAATGAGAAGCGTTGTAGAACCATTGAGAGGGCCACCTTAGCTTCAGTCAAAGAAAAGTTTTGTCCAATGCATATCCTAGGACCCCATCCGAATGGGAAAAATGATAGTTTGCCTTTTGTTGCTTTTGAGACTCCATCAGAGAACCTCTCTGGTTTGAACTCATCTGCATCATCTCCCCAAAGTTCATGATCGTGATGGATGAGGATTGTCGGCAAGGAGATTTGAACTCCAGCTGGTAAAGACAATGTTCCAAGTTTCGTAACCTCATGAATTGTTCGAGTAAGAACAACTACAGGTGGGTATAGTCTTAGAACCTCATAAAGTATCATGGTAACCTGTGGCATTGAATATTATGATGCATATTGTAAGAATTCAATCGCAAattatttctgaaaatgttCAAGGCAAGTATATGCTAGAGCTAAAATGATGAATGTAGTGAAAGTCAGCGAACAAGCAAATCTTCCAAACTAACCACAAAATACAAGCtttcatccttaaaaaacaACACCAAGTTCCAATCTATGTGCACTTACATGGCTGACTTCCTATCCTATATTTCAAAAGTCAGAATCTTAACATTTTTTGTGTATACTTTCGATGTTGCTAACCATATTTTGTTTGTAAGGGTATTTACATCCTTTTTATGatatagaataatatattactcttttttttatatagtaattcagctataaaaaaaatcttttgagagAATCTTCGAAGAAGATATATAAGAACTACTTACAACTTTTAAGCGATTTAACCCCTCGAAGTCTGGTTTGTCTTTGCCAAAAACTTCTAAAACCTCTTCTCTTGCAAGTGCTTGCCAATATGGATACTTACTCAGCATAACCATTGTCCAAACGAGCAAAACAGAGGTGGTCTCTTGCCCagcaaaataaaacaacttaCATTCCTCTATTACGTCTTTAAGATTCATTCCAATGTTCTTGTCGTCCCCATGCTCTTGAATTTCTTTGATGTTGGATTCTATAAGTATGCCCAGTAAGTCATCATTTCTAGACTCACCAGCTTttgtttccttctctcttttgttGATAAGGTCTTTGAGCGAtgcttgtattttattttgtatttctttCATCCTCCTGTTCATCTTAGTTGGTAGATACCTGCATTCAAACCATTCATATAAACATGAAGGGAATAAAAAAGCTTACAATATTATGCATTGAATTTTCTAGTCTGCAAATAATAGTTGATTTTTATCGTTCTACCTATATCTGACTTTTTGAGGTAAAATGTTTCAAAAGTTATGTATCAGAGCCAAATCCAAATGACAAActtgattaattattattagcTGGCGTGTACTAGAAAGTTTTCGATTTACCTCCATCCTGGAATGTAGACAGTCTGTATGGCTTTCATTGTAAGCTCTGCTTGCTCTCTTTGGAGTTCAAAAATCAGTCTCCCTTCTTCATAGCTACTTCCGAAGGCCGTTCTCGAAATCACATCACTTGCGAGATTTTGGAGATAGGGCCATACATCTAACTCAATGGACCCTTCTTTGGTAATGGAACTTACCCATTTGCAAATCATGTCGTTGCAACTCTGATGAATTGCTGGTAAAAAACTCTAAAGCAAACAACACAAAATGTAATGGAATTTATAGGTGGGATTCAAGAAATTCTTTCCAAGAAGATCAACATCGATACATTGTTAGAAACTATCAATAGAAATTGCAAAAAATCACTTCAATGTCAATATATGTTGAGTGTTAatggaataaaacaaatggaaAGAATTAACTAACCTTCAATTTCTCTAGATGGAATGCTGGATTGATAATCTTTCGGTGTTTAGCCCATTTCTCAGCTTCATAAGAGGCAAGACCGGTTACTAGTAACTTGGTAAGAGGATTTCCGTGCGGCTTTTGAAAGGTGTAGTGCTTGGAGAAGATATCTTTTAATTGTTCAGTGTCCATAATGTGCACCCTTGGTGTCGGACCAATCCATGTAAAGGAGTTCTTACCTACATATTTGTGCTGGTTGTTATATGACAGTTGAGAAGCAAATCTAATATcatttatcaaattaataaattcataCATACCCATCTACATCTGTCATTTGAAGGTAaatctctcttattttattttcatgaatgaGAATTAGGTTGATAGTTCACACGCATCGTTCCTCGTCAAAGCATACACAAAAtctaggaattttttttttttttttcactaaaatGGAGTTAGATTTCATATGCctgtaaatattttatagtctcATGATTTTCAGTGACGCATATAGACGAAAATGCTATATTTCAAAAGAGAGAAAGACCTAAAGTCTTTTTGACAATTATCCCAAAGTCTTTTGCCACGTGCAggtttggtttggatattgaaagtctcccatctcatcttatttcatcgtATCTTATCACAATatctattataaatataaatactttttaatttttagtttttaattttttttcacctaatcattacttaataattataatttttccaaacttccacctaaaacataaaaaacaattatttttatgaagaaaaataatttattttactattattcacaaactattttactacaaTTTACTGATCATTTCTTCTCACTGTCCAAATCAGGCCCTACTTTGCGACAATTTCGGCAATGAAGAAAAAACTACAAACAGAACAGGAAACATTTGCCCCGATTTCgtgttttgaaaagagaaaataggGGGAAAAAGCATGCAACTCTACGAGATTTGtaacttggaaatcaaaatctaTGGATTCTATCGTTAAAGAGAAACAAACTTGAAGGAAAAGAATCAGAAGGGAAGATGGCTACTGGGAGTATTATAGACATATACATACCATAATTCTTCAGAGTTTGGAAGGGAAAGGGAAAGACACGAGGTGCAATATCGTTGGTGAAGCTCATGGGCTTAGACCTCGCTTCATTTATCATCCGAGAGCTCTCCTTCAAGTCTCCAAAGAGAATCCGGTAGGAGTTTCCCTTAAAACCTTGCTCCCTCAGACACCTCTCTAGCTTCTTCGGCTTAAGCCACACCCATCTCAGCACGCTCCATGCTGATCTGAGTACCACGACCGTAAAAATAGACATAAGCGCAAGCGTTGGGAATGAGATTTCCATGATGaacaaaaacagagagagaagtGAATGTGTACTTGTGTGGTTGcgagtgagagagaaaaaggaaatgtGGAATTTCTGGAAAGGAAGCTTGCGTCGCTGTGTGGCCTTATTGAACAGAGAAGAAATCGGTGTGGCGTTAACTAAcatttaaaatttagctaacaTGTCAATTTTGATCGTGAGTTGATACGATTCAgtgtttataataatatattattattatttatttattttttaaaacatatatttttatttaatttttgaacaattttttatattatctttataatttttaactacctatacatcaatatatataaaaccaacTTAGCAATTGGATTCTGAGTAGATTCTTCTTGAACAGGTTAAATAATTGAAGACaatacactacaacagaaagggtcttttgggacgaaaattttcatcccaaaagaccccaatttcgtcccaaaacattttttgggacgaaaaaaattcgtcccaaagttgttccaatatcactgtgccaaaaggtattttgggacgaaaatcaccatttcgtcccaaaaaatttcttttgggacgaaattgaaggaaaccgctcgaacacgttcgaacaaaaattttttttgtcacggtttaaattcgtcctagaaaatggttcaaacggaaaaaattttaagttcgaacagtagtgacgtgtttgaacgatttcgaaatatattcgaacacacatgaattcgttcgaacgttatgaattgtctttgtgttcgaacgttaaatggtcaggtcgaacggtatatgggttcgaacggtataggctatgttcgaacacgactgaaattatttacgttcgaacgttgtgtgatcgttcgaactctacgaacataaatttcgttcgaacattacgtttacgttcgaacgctattgtcgttacatagagttcgaacgttttacgttcgttcgaacgatatctctttaatttaaatcaataatagaaaaccaaatagacattcatactatttgaaaaaatacattagaaactgtttaacactcacaaaagtgttaaaataagcgcaaactaaataaataacagtcgagacggaCATTGTtcatacataaatagataatcccaaaatccatcagttgcttagaggcctgtactgttgcataagctgctgcatttggagttgcatctgtcttctgaactcttcttgttgttcttcatgttgtttgaggcgcatctccatatctgcttgttttgccaattgagcctctaactcatgctgtcttgtagtcaattcttcgattctggaattcgcattctctagcgctatagaagtcatagatgcattcccagaagaagaggaagagggaccaggctttatacaacgacccaaacccctcaaatatcctgaacgttgacccaggacttgtgtaaaaatctcaatatgacttgttgaggaattttgatctgacgcagattcagcacgtagggcaatcattttatcctagccatatataagataaagaattaatatcgtcataaatattctaatatatttaattaaaacaggttataaaacttacataattttcatgggcatcaggatgagtccactctccattacgatcagtgtgcgatgcagcatataattttgtcagatcataattagtatctgaatcttgcaacaataaatgtgttaagatataaagtcattatgattcatccaaataattaactatatccaataaaaaaaatagcaataccaatttcttagaaaggcgatggaaagatcttgagcctgcatgatgattaatcttcaattttgatctatttgttttgtttatagaacttcgctcctgcaaagaaattgaaaatatgatgaagcgaaatgccagataggacaagtaaaataattaaatttcattatacctgatatgatggatcctcaaacatgtcacaaagtttttcccactcagaaggtcggacatcctggaaaggatgttggcatgcatcttccttcttctcaaacttattataatactcatgacacatcgccttatatttacggaatgcattacccataagctcttccacagtcttacgctcctctctccgaccaaaatttaattcgaaatcatccttaaaaaaatagtcacaaacacattatcatttataatattctaaatttaagtaaaatatagaaatttattctactaaatcaatgttttaaacattaccaaacaacgcttcttgataagctctttaacatcttgggggacttttttccatgaagtcgttgccaaaagtgcgtaagttcgtgtaagagcacccacatgtgatgcaagccaagctgctggttgtccttcgcccccagtatgttcgtcaggaatgttaaccttgatcttacccaccttccgatatttttccaacgtcacccctctagtggtgcctcgaccttgacgagattgtactgtagattctataaaatataacattgtaatcaatttcatttatatctctattataggaccttaattaataacttttatgagtattagatttttaccttgttctgtaaaatcaatctctaatggtgacaatgaaggagagctaggaacaggtggagatgggttgcaaacttccttcctctttggcggcataatttcaaactactgatacattcaataagtaaaatatttgtcatcaagtgtaatattaacacataattggtcaatcagaatctgtatcagtttcatttgacaattcgctctcatcatctgtagatacttcagatgattcaacattttcctcaactgtcgcatcaacaatttcagcctcaatatcttctctatttaatggaatcatctcatactggctcaaatccacaaacaaatttaaggcgggttgactctcttggtatgcttcttgagtagaagagtcatcttcttcttcatcttgtccttccgcctgagggataacatcatatatatttcttggagaatatttttgaactactcgccattgatttcctaacttcaggtcatctaagtagaatacttgagatgcttgagaaaccaaaataaaaggatcatcttcataccatttttttgatgtattaacactcaaaaaatattcatcatcacggactccagtacgaggattgcttaaatcccaccaatcacacttaaacagatacaccgcaagctctcccaaatatttcattccaattatatcgacaataaccccatagaaatcaatattttctccatcatgacttccttcgactaggacaccactattttgggttttcctataacaatctcgatccagtgtgtgatacctacttccctgagaaatacatgcagaaaatcgagcagcacgtctcgatgggccacgcgccaatgcatacagttcatcagatatatcatttggattattcgcatgcaattgtacaacctacatattgagtaaagcgtatactatatcaaagttgaaattaataatttttcatttgttattgagtaacgcatatgtaatttcattacccgttcttcaaaccatctcgggaactcctcttcatgtttttggtttatatcatttactcctcgttccttgagcacgttaatatgatcactgaaattgatgattaccacaaatattttatattttgtatttttttaaaattaatgaggcaatttaaattaagaaaaagttataacttacttcaagtagttctctatctcagggcaattgttcggcacgtaccactgagctttctcgaactctcttccacacaagtcataaccacgcactgcaccaattggacgaacttgttgggaaaacacagaaaatatatttcGTTGCcttgctcggtcaacgtcaaaatttctttctggccgatcaaaccgagtgtcaactccatggaaatatttggaacagaaggtatgccactcatcgtcaatatatgcttctgcaattgatccttctggacgggccttgttacccactgtacgtttcaactttccaagaaatcgttcaatgggatacatccatctatattgaactggtcctgcaagtcgagcctcacgtggcaaatgaacggctaggtgaaccatgacatcgaagaatgacggtggataaatattttctagcttacacaatattatgacaatttctcgttccattcgatccaaagcttctacattcaacgtcctagcacataagtctttaaaaaatgcacccaactcagtcaaagccacacgcacatctctggtcaagtacccacggataccaataggcaagatatgctgtaagaaaacatgacaatcatgactttttaatccagttattttccaatcatttgttctcacacatcttgttagattcgaggcataaccgtccggtaatttgatcttcattagccactcacaaaatgtaaccctttcattccttgacaatgtataccacccaatcggcatgtagacagacgaaccattttcttgcaactgcatttcccgtcttattcccaaccgcttcaaatccttccttgagtttattgtatcctttgtttttccttcaattgacatcaatgttcccaatacggattcgcaaatatttttttcaatatgcataacatcaaggctatgtcgcaattttaacttcgaccagtacgggagttcgaaaatatactcttctttgtccaattcaactcattcgtagctcgttttctctttcgttgttttttaccaaattcattacaaccaacatttataaattgtgcaagtacatcttcaccagacaaatatggtggaggttggccccattcaacagttccatcaaacattctagaatttccacgccatctatggtcaccaggtaaaaatcgacgatgacctatgaaacataatttcctcccgtacgtaagccattcaaatttggtatatttgttacaagttggacatgccattttccccttagtactccaacctgacaaattcccataagctggaaaatcatttattgtccacaacaccgcagcatgcatcttgaacgacttgcctgttgacgaatcaaatgtgacaaccccattctccca
It contains:
- the LOC121235843 gene encoding cytochrome P450 CYP72A219-like: MEISFPTLALMSIFTVVVLRSAWSVLRWVWLKPKKLERCLREQGFKGNSYRILFGDLKESSRMINEARSKPMSFTNDIAPRVFPFPFQTLKNYGKNSFTWIGPTPRVHIMDTEQLKDIFSKHYTFQKPHGNPLTKLLVTGLASYEAEKWAKHRKIINPAFHLEKLKSFLPAIHQSCNDMICKWVSSITKEGSIELDVWPYLQNLASDVISRTAFGSSYEEGRLIFELQREQAELTMKAIQTVYIPGWRYLPTKMNRRMKEIQNKIQASLKDLINKREKETKAGESRNDDLLGILIESNIKEIQEHGDDKNIGMNLKDVIEECKLFYFAGQETTSVLLVWTMVMLSKYPYWQALAREEVLEVFGKDKPDFEGLNRLKVVTMILYEVLRLYPPVVVLTRTIHEVTKLGTLSLPAGVQISLPTILIHHDHELWGDDADEFKPERFSDGVSKATKGKLSFFPFGWGPRICIGQNFSLTEAKVALSMVLQRFSFELSPSYAHAPLTIITLQPQYGAHIILRNL